In Nostoc sp. UHCC 0926, a single genomic region encodes these proteins:
- a CDS encoding quinone-dependent dihydroorotate dehydrogenase has translation MDIYQLAIRPFLFNLVKTDSEWLHQQTIRSFNWLSQTGVHQRASWVNQGLKQSLCLYDSRLEQNLFGLNFPNPVGLAAGFDKDGVAAGIWSNLGFGFAELGTVTFHAQPGNPRPRLFRLPLDKAALNRMGFNNRGAAAMAARLGQEKQDNVQLIPIGINLGKSKVTPLEAAAQDYLDSFRLLKDLADYFVVNVSSPNTPGLRSLQDASMLSTILELLQQENTAQKPIFVKIAPDLDWVAIADIISLAKTYQLAGIIATNTTIRRDGLKTQIIDQTGKSPQSEAGGISGEPLRDRSTEVIRFIWQQTQGQIPIIGVGGIFSGEDAWEKITAGASLIQVYTGWIYEGPLMVRRILLGLLSKLEQSGLNSINEAVGLEFKNQK, from the coding sequence ATGGATATTTATCAACTTGCCATTCGTCCGTTTTTGTTCAATCTGGTAAAAACCGATTCAGAGTGGTTACACCAGCAGACGATTCGCAGTTTTAATTGGCTATCCCAAACAGGCGTTCACCAAAGAGCTAGTTGGGTAAACCAAGGCCTAAAGCAGTCCTTATGTCTATACGATTCACGCCTAGAACAAAATTTATTTGGGCTAAACTTTCCAAATCCCGTAGGGTTAGCAGCTGGCTTTGACAAGGATGGAGTAGCTGCTGGCATTTGGTCTAACCTGGGTTTTGGCTTTGCAGAACTAGGAACTGTAACTTTTCACGCACAGCCAGGAAATCCGCGTCCCCGTTTATTTCGCTTGCCGTTGGACAAAGCTGCTCTCAATCGCATGGGCTTTAATAATCGCGGTGCAGCAGCAATGGCGGCACGTTTGGGACAGGAAAAGCAGGATAACGTCCAGTTAATACCCATAGGGATCAATTTGGGTAAATCTAAGGTAACTCCCTTGGAAGCCGCCGCACAGGATTATCTCGATAGTTTTCGCTTACTCAAGGATTTGGCAGACTATTTTGTTGTTAATGTCTCTTCCCCGAATACACCAGGGTTACGATCGCTCCAAGATGCTTCTATGCTCAGTACCATCTTGGAATTATTGCAACAAGAAAACACTGCACAAAAACCAATTTTTGTCAAGATAGCGCCAGATTTGGATTGGGTTGCGATCGCTGACATTATTTCTTTGGCTAAAACCTACCAACTGGCGGGAATTATTGCCACCAACACCACCATCCGCCGTGATGGACTGAAAACCCAGATAATTGACCAAACTGGCAAATCACCCCAGTCAGAAGCTGGCGGAATTAGCGGTGAACCATTGCGCGATCGCTCCACTGAGGTAATTCGTTTTATTTGGCAGCAAACCCAAGGACAAATCCCAATTATTGGCGTTGGTGGCATTTTTTCTGGTGAAGATGCTTGGGAAAAAATTACTGCTGGTGCTAGCTTGATCCAGGTTTATACAGGCTGGATTTACGAAGGCCCACTGATGGTACGCCGGATTCTTTTAGGTTTGCTTTCTAAGCTAGAACAAAGCGGATTAAATTCCATCAACGAAGCTGTGGGTTTAGAATTCAAAAATCAAAAGTAA
- a CDS encoding sensor histidine kinase translates to MGQPQKPIAAEQQILSLGRVLQSLREEENVDVLIETTISYLKEQFDYRLIWIALYDRLNHILFGKGGITPDRDTSFLRQRVVLSPGDLLEQVVIEQHPLGIADLQTEIRAADWRKIAEKFHIQGTIILPIRHKDRCLGLLLLGSERWGYLLTGEAKARLMMVLGELGAVLYQNEIDLQHKQTKRTDEPLLELLENLRTLTNLNQKLEAAVQATHKFVSPNRTNVYWFEREGRYFWCRMSNQLVKIDRNSSNQQAAGITVQELSDFYYALAVNQIVSIGDARSSLKSHFTAKLLQRLKVRSLLAAPIIWQKNLLGFLAVESNEPRIWTEPDKNFVQGVAGLISLVAPAESMESTVKQIQEDAQLTSQVAQGIYSQHDLQETLHSCAKRVLARLAATRFLLLQYDPEQNNYQFIYQSQPYNRRPLTFTLHPLKELDGQLLQRSTQAVEIENLDEDLRFFNWRPFLLENGVRSLLVSKCTHEHIPAALLVITHETHRSWTTLEKELLWAVSQQIGVILRQWQLHNRTTQQQKTSQAFEQCLHILTQSQNSKIEVKKKHLERTALEQIASILGCPLAVLLSWSPGESWAKIIPGVIDNSKFGIFSDASIPIQAEALIQWALATESYLILKVDDLPPETRKWLNAPDKGQILVMALRTNADYETTGVVLLADYQECRWSEQNLSATVTLISQLAWWRREKQITQLLESTTEELRQLNWYKHRRLEEIQRITAHSLRQIHDLGIPANELTEMRYQLLLRQLDHTATSMSGMLKLEHWQLNISWETIPIASLMKRSLERIESLVKQQKLWIGVHGLGQPIEEQSPKNSSLTKGVPTSNTQSSMAIAGDIVKIELVIHELLVTACNRSQIGGRIDIWCRRLDASKTVDPNYSSASTGSEHQTSLELSITYNGAIEPELLTELHNNTPKDVLAASNLDQPPGLHLLICQNLMQKLRGQLNFYQLPDNRVVSRLLLPLVGHDS, encoded by the coding sequence ATGGGGCAGCCGCAAAAACCTATAGCCGCCGAACAGCAGATCCTCTCCTTGGGACGCGTCCTCCAGAGCCTTAGGGAAGAAGAAAATGTTGACGTTCTGATTGAAACTACTATTTCTTATCTTAAGGAACAGTTTGACTACAGACTGATTTGGATTGCTCTTTACGATCGCCTGAATCACATTTTATTCGGAAAAGGGGGCATCACACCTGATCGTGACACGAGCTTTTTACGACAAAGAGTTGTTCTCAGTCCTGGGGATTTATTAGAGCAAGTGGTGATTGAACAGCATCCCTTGGGCATAGCCGATTTGCAAACTGAAATCCGCGCCGCAGATTGGCGAAAAATTGCAGAAAAATTCCACATCCAGGGAACGATTATTTTACCTATTCGCCATAAAGACCGCTGCTTGGGTTTGCTGTTACTGGGTTCAGAACGCTGGGGCTACCTACTCACAGGGGAAGCAAAAGCACGTTTGATGATGGTTTTAGGTGAATTGGGGGCAGTGCTTTATCAAAATGAGATTGATTTGCAGCACAAGCAAACCAAGAGAACCGACGAGCCATTATTAGAATTGCTAGAAAATTTACGCACCCTGACTAACCTTAATCAAAAACTTGAGGCAGCGGTGCAAGCAACTCATAAATTTGTCTCCCCCAATCGGACAAATGTTTACTGGTTTGAGCGAGAAGGGCGCTACTTTTGGTGTCGGATGAGCAATCAGTTGGTCAAAATTGATCGCAATTCCAGCAATCAGCAAGCAGCAGGAATTACTGTACAGGAGTTGAGCGACTTTTATTATGCTTTGGCTGTTAACCAAATTGTCTCGATTGGTGATGCCCGTAGTTCCTTGAAAAGCCATTTTACGGCAAAATTGCTGCAACGCTTGAAGGTGCGATCGCTCTTGGCAGCTCCGATAATTTGGCAAAAGAACTTGCTCGGTTTTCTGGCGGTGGAAAGCAATGAACCTCGAATCTGGACCGAGCCAGACAAAAATTTCGTCCAAGGTGTTGCTGGTTTAATCTCCCTGGTTGCACCCGCTGAAAGCATGGAAAGCACCGTTAAACAGATTCAAGAGGATGCTCAACTGACTAGCCAAGTTGCCCAAGGTATTTATAGTCAACATGACCTTCAGGAAACCTTACACAGTTGTGCTAAGAGAGTTTTAGCTCGATTAGCAGCCACCCGCTTTTTATTGTTGCAGTATGACCCTGAGCAGAATAATTATCAATTTATTTACCAAAGTCAGCCCTATAATCGCCGACCATTGACATTTACGCTTCATCCTCTCAAAGAATTAGATGGGCAGCTTTTGCAACGTTCAACTCAAGCGGTGGAAATTGAGAACTTAGATGAAGATTTACGCTTTTTTAACTGGCGTCCCTTTTTATTAGAAAATGGTGTGCGATCGCTACTTGTTTCTAAATGCACTCACGAGCATATACCAGCAGCCCTTTTGGTCATTACTCACGAAACCCATCGTTCTTGGACAACTCTGGAAAAGGAATTACTGTGGGCCGTCAGTCAACAGATTGGTGTCATTCTTCGTCAGTGGCAATTACACAACCGCACCACCCAGCAGCAAAAAACTTCCCAGGCATTTGAGCAATGCCTACACATCCTGACACAATCCCAGAACAGCAAAATCGAGGTGAAAAAAAAGCATTTAGAACGGACAGCACTCGAACAAATAGCATCAATTTTGGGCTGTCCCCTAGCGGTACTGCTATCCTGGTCGCCTGGTGAAAGTTGGGCAAAAATTATCCCTGGAGTGATTGACAATAGTAAATTTGGGATTTTTTCTGATGCATCTATTCCTATCCAGGCTGAAGCCTTAATTCAGTGGGCCCTTGCTACGGAGAGTTACTTGATTTTGAAGGTAGATGATTTACCCCCAGAAACTCGAAAATGGTTGAATGCTCCAGACAAAGGTCAAATTTTGGTGATGGCATTACGTACCAATGCTGATTATGAAACCACAGGTGTAGTCTTGTTGGCAGACTATCAAGAATGTCGCTGGTCAGAACAAAATCTCAGTGCGACAGTAACTCTGATTTCTCAATTAGCCTGGTGGCGTCGTGAAAAGCAAATTACCCAACTTCTAGAATCCACAACAGAGGAATTACGACAACTCAACTGGTACAAACATCGTCGCTTAGAGGAAATCCAAAGAATAACAGCACACTCCCTTAGACAAATACATGATTTGGGCATTCCTGCTAATGAACTTACTGAGATGCGCTACCAGCTATTGCTGCGGCAGTTAGACCACACAGCCACCTCTATGAGTGGAATGCTAAAACTTGAGCATTGGCAACTAAACATAAGTTGGGAAACTATACCCATAGCCAGTTTAATGAAGCGATCGCTCGAACGCATCGAAAGTTTAGTCAAACAACAAAAGCTGTGGATTGGTGTACATGGTTTGGGACAACCGATTGAGGAGCAATCGCCAAAGAACTCTTCATTAACTAAAGGCGTTCCTACCTCAAACACTCAATCTTCAATGGCGATCGCTGGTGATATTGTCAAAATTGAGTTAGTTATCCATGAATTATTGGTTACTGCCTGTAACCGTTCTCAAATCGGCGGCAGAATTGACATTTGGTGTCGCCGTTTAGATGCATCTAAAACCGTAGATCCAAATTATTCTTCTGCAAGTACAGGGTCTGAACATCAGACATCTCTAGAACTGTCGATTACATATAACGGTGCGATCGAACCAGAGCTACTAACAGAGCTACATAATAATACACCCAAAGATGTGCTTGCTGCCTCTAACCTTGACCAACCACCAGGTTTACATCTGCTAATCTGCCAAAACCTCATGCAGAAGTTGCGAGGACAGTTGAATTTCTATCAATTACCAGATAATCGAGTAGTTAGCCGCTTGCTGTTGCCGTTAGTTGGTCATGATTCTTAG
- a CDS encoding vWA domain-containing protein: MSFIYFKPWLRFSSVQSIIILALISIYNLCGASAQTTPKGGIDWILVVDTSASMRGVGGTKNIFEPVKNSITEFVNTARLGDTVTIYTFDKDVTLNADDIKITSNPDRGKLKQIISSLQAEGVRTHTGKAVQKALQHSALLNKRADALGRTVSIVFLTDGLEDVRGIPNPVLIPSNTQFLREQQCKPYIFFVSLGLKEHEKQLNDFASNPALCGKGQVLRDPGGVQLNKLAQNIRPVLITPKLDVNLPTPNLQPVLPGTTTEPLNINSISNVNAKISLQLEDPKQSGIRLIPPDRTINLVANQATVIPVRFQIPAEVKGGASNLRLVLTIADQTIAPITIDLPLTIQSKLQIQPTRIDFGSLEVGKSTETQTLVVRTNISGIASLQLQGNSKEISVAEPSAAISLQPGETKIPVQLQVADSNFESDRTFTLVLTPDNSIASPVSAEAHLHILMPLGRKIVIWLLLGLLVLLITLIVVCLIQRKTPLELVEDFRTRNRLEGALVVLEPLPQSSQDEEISLTHLHKGRVCLSDLIPAIAATDSDAELITVWRAGKKNIDLRCLKGVIFVNTKKINTDELFDEDIIQIGNVKLQFNWIEHQRPSESGSGQTNF, translated from the coding sequence ATGAGTTTTATATACTTCAAGCCTTGGTTGAGATTTAGTTCAGTCCAAAGCATTATTATTTTGGCTCTAATATCAATTTATAACTTGTGTGGTGCATCTGCTCAGACTACTCCTAAAGGTGGAATTGACTGGATTTTAGTAGTAGATACTTCTGCTTCCATGCGTGGTGTCGGTGGAACAAAAAATATTTTTGAACCAGTAAAAAATTCTATTACGGAATTTGTTAATACTGCCAGATTAGGCGATACCGTTACTATCTATACTTTTGACAAAGATGTAACTTTAAATGCAGATGATATCAAGATTACCAGTAATCCAGACAGAGGTAAACTCAAGCAAATAATTAGCTCACTTCAGGCTGAGGGTGTGCGGACTCATACAGGTAAGGCTGTGCAAAAGGCGCTGCAACATTCCGCCCTGTTAAACAAACGTGCTGATGCTCTTGGTCGGACTGTCAGCATAGTATTTCTGACAGATGGATTAGAAGATGTGCGTGGTATTCCTAATCCTGTTCTCATTCCTAGTAATACCCAATTTTTACGAGAGCAACAATGCAAGCCCTATATATTTTTTGTGTCTTTAGGATTAAAAGAACACGAAAAGCAACTGAATGACTTCGCTAGCAATCCAGCGCTTTGTGGGAAGGGGCAGGTATTGCGAGATCCGGGAGGAGTTCAACTCAACAAGCTGGCTCAAAATATCCGACCAGTGCTGATTACACCTAAGCTTGATGTCAATTTACCCACACCCAATTTGCAGCCAGTATTACCTGGAACAACTACTGAACCGCTCAATATTAATAGCATCAGTAATGTCAATGCTAAGATAAGTTTGCAACTGGAAGACCCTAAGCAAAGTGGTATTCGCTTAATTCCACCCGATCGCACCATCAACTTAGTTGCGAATCAAGCAACAGTAATCCCTGTACGTTTCCAGATACCAGCAGAGGTAAAGGGGGGCGCTAGTAACTTGCGCTTGGTGTTGACGATCGCAGACCAAACGATCGCACCAATTACAATTGACCTACCTTTAACCATTCAGTCGAAACTACAAATACAACCTACACGGATAGATTTTGGCTCACTAGAAGTAGGCAAAAGCACTGAAACTCAAACTTTGGTAGTTCGCACCAATATATCTGGAATAGCCAGCTTACAGCTACAAGGCAATTCCAAAGAGATTTCTGTGGCAGAACCTTCAGCAGCTATATCCTTACAACCAGGAGAAACTAAAATTCCTGTGCAGTTGCAGGTTGCTGATAGCAATTTTGAAAGCGATCGCACCTTCACCTTAGTCCTGACTCCAGATAACTCAATTGCTAGTCCTGTCAGTGCGGAAGCTCATCTGCATATTTTGATGCCATTGGGACGAAAAATAGTCATTTGGTTGCTCTTAGGGCTACTGGTGTTGTTAATTACCCTGATAGTAGTTTGTTTGATTCAACGCAAAACCCCCTTGGAATTAGTCGAAGATTTTCGCACCCGCAACCGCTTAGAAGGAGCATTGGTAGTGCTAGAACCACTGCCACAATCATCCCAAGACGAAGAGATTAGTCTCACTCACCTACACAAGGGGAGAGTATGCCTGAGTGATTTGATACCAGCCATTGCCGCGACAGATTCGGATGCTGAGTTAATCACAGTTTGGCGGGCAGGCAAAAAAAATATAGATTTGCGGTGTTTGAAAGGTGTAATTTTTGTCAATACTAAAAAGATAAATACAGATGAACTCTTTGACGAGGACATCATCCAGATTGGCAACGTTAAGCTGCAATTTAACTGGATTGAACACCAAAGACCCTCTGAGTCAGGCAGTGGGCAAACAAACTTTTGA
- a CDS encoding tubulin-like doman-containing protein produces the protein MLSPTVVRPTVVFRPTVVIGLGGTGYEVVLKLKKRFIDVYGSVPEVIRFISIDTTENIQEREKSPDGTKVFLEPNELYAISVANPLPLTRNDHIAEWWPKDISAASLISGAGQIRARGRLALFARVGDIKGLIAQAINAVREIRTSKQAFSDNFQVSSRDGVEVFIVGSLAGGTGSGTFLDVAFLTREHLNNFSNITGVFVLPRVFANIPQTHLVKSNAYGALKEIEHFWGLSPSNSIEIDYGIAKVKADRPPFDAVFLIDGVNKNGTVVGRPDDLQNLVADGLYIQIGSQIGLDAANVADNIRAYLATGEKVRGRNINYCSFGFATLTLPVQQYERMKLEDAQSLLKNELMASTPTIDLESDIARFLEDCKLADATTVLNALTESDRGGQMKPEFRIGEIRHDRTALATIKELYKRQLDQFEQRTAQELGLSFYRLEQTATTAIATLWERSLNRPNGLAYALQFLTKLSQKLDELQQSVQHKSQEAKSSFNTLKLEPQEEKIKEAAETWFPNKNTIQATCQRYKERADQKWKTYLHWKRCDKAAELYGVLRARLEEIQEKCQRLHNNLDKVYRDFEQSYHEVSRQGTNDNPFIHTIQRINLQSKRPKINGEDFIRWYREQSKTLTNWSDKKAEDVKNEILKFIDETYYPLTSMTVEQVLADSNPEDAGQDLQQLGKLAVPLWQYELSEIPIQQQHLITEFYYYGVESNNTVFSNPPLSSRLPKGNNNPSFVPTGEPHKVMLFRVEVGVPLFAFNGMRDMELAYLDPNKVFKHLHRNWTNLANLIPPEDDGGALRWFALALAPERYKLIVNHSKKYFVSTEQAKRLEGGVLPLGSDRKSAFKAFKSNLPLVKEIANKVELITHEDQDKAKFTLQNYINHLNQILKGGKVDSQIQEQVEMEIQEIEAYLEDLDVII, from the coding sequence ATGTTAAGTCCCACGGTTGTGCGTCCCACGGTTGTTTTTCGTCCTACTGTTGTTATCGGGCTAGGAGGAACGGGTTATGAAGTCGTACTTAAACTTAAAAAGCGATTTATAGATGTTTACGGCTCAGTTCCAGAAGTTATTCGTTTTATTTCTATTGATACTACTGAAAATATCCAAGAACGAGAAAAATCACCCGATGGAACTAAGGTTTTCTTAGAACCTAATGAACTTTATGCAATTTCTGTTGCAAATCCCCTACCGCTAACACGTAACGACCACATCGCGGAATGGTGGCCTAAGGACATTTCAGCAGCCAGCCTGATCAGTGGTGCCGGACAGATTCGGGCCCGGGGACGCCTCGCCTTATTTGCTAGAGTCGGGGATATTAAAGGTTTAATTGCTCAAGCAATCAATGCTGTCCGCGAAATTCGCACCAGTAAACAAGCATTTTCAGATAATTTTCAAGTTTCCAGTCGGGATGGTGTCGAAGTTTTTATTGTTGGCAGTTTGGCTGGTGGGACGGGCAGTGGCACATTCTTAGATGTGGCATTTTTAACACGAGAACATCTGAATAATTTTTCTAATATTACGGGGGTATTTGTTTTACCCAGAGTGTTTGCCAATATTCCCCAAACTCATTTGGTGAAGTCTAATGCCTATGGCGCTCTTAAGGAAATCGAACACTTTTGGGGATTGTCACCGTCTAATAGCATTGAGATTGATTATGGAATCGCAAAAGTCAAAGCCGATCGCCCTCCCTTTGATGCTGTATTTTTAATTGACGGAGTTAACAAAAATGGAACTGTAGTGGGTCGTCCAGACGATTTACAAAATTTAGTTGCAGATGGCTTGTACATCCAGATTGGTTCTCAAATCGGTCTAGACGCTGCTAACGTTGCTGATAACATTCGCGCTTATCTGGCAACTGGTGAAAAGGTTCGAGGACGTAATATAAATTACTGTAGTTTTGGCTTTGCTACTCTGACTCTACCAGTACAGCAATACGAGCGGATGAAATTAGAGGATGCTCAAAGCTTGCTGAAAAATGAGTTGATGGCATCTACCCCAACAATCGATTTAGAAAGCGACATCGCTCGATTTTTAGAGGATTGTAAGTTAGCAGATGCTACTACTGTCCTGAATGCGTTGACTGAAAGCGATCGCGGGGGACAGATGAAACCCGAATTCCGAATTGGCGAAATCCGTCACGATCGCACAGCTTTGGCGACGATTAAAGAACTCTACAAACGGCAATTGGATCAATTTGAACAACGGACGGCTCAAGAACTGGGATTGAGTTTTTATCGCTTAGAGCAGACTGCAACTACTGCGATCGCAACTTTGTGGGAGCGGAGTCTCAACCGTCCCAATGGACTAGCTTATGCCTTGCAATTTTTAACCAAACTTTCCCAAAAACTGGATGAATTACAGCAGAGTGTACAGCACAAGTCGCAAGAAGCGAAATCCAGTTTCAATACTTTGAAATTAGAACCACAAGAAGAAAAGATTAAAGAAGCCGCAGAAACTTGGTTCCCAAATAAAAATACTATTCAAGCAACTTGCCAAAGATACAAAGAACGGGCTGACCAAAAGTGGAAGACTTATTTACATTGGAAGCGGTGTGATAAAGCGGCTGAACTCTATGGTGTGCTGCGGGCTAGGCTGGAAGAAATTCAGGAAAAGTGCCAACGTCTACACAACAACTTAGATAAAGTTTATCGAGATTTTGAACAGAGTTATCACGAGGTCAGCCGTCAAGGCACTAATGATAATCCTTTTATTCACACCATTCAGCGCATCAATCTGCAATCGAAACGCCCCAAAATTAATGGTGAAGATTTTATTCGTTGGTATCGAGAACAGTCTAAAACTTTAACGAATTGGTCTGATAAAAAAGCTGAAGATGTCAAAAACGAAATTCTGAAATTTATAGATGAAACTTACTATCCCCTCACCAGTATGACTGTTGAGCAGGTTTTGGCAGATAGCAATCCAGAAGATGCAGGACAAGATTTGCAACAACTTGGCAAACTCGCAGTTCCGCTCTGGCAGTATGAACTATCGGAAATTCCCATCCAACAGCAGCACTTAATCACAGAATTTTATTACTACGGAGTAGAAAGTAACAACACAGTTTTTAGCAATCCGCCTCTTTCTAGTCGCTTGCCTAAAGGAAATAATAATCCTTCTTTCGTACCGACAGGCGAACCCCATAAGGTCATGCTGTTTCGAGTGGAAGTCGGTGTCCCCTTATTTGCCTTCAACGGAATGAGGGATATGGAGCTAGCTTACCTAGATCCGAATAAAGTCTTCAAGCACCTGCATCGTAATTGGACAAACTTAGCCAATTTAATTCCTCCAGAAGACGACGGTGGGGCGTTGCGTTGGTTTGCTTTAGCGCTGGCACCCGAACGATATAAATTGATTGTCAATCACAGTAAGAAATATTTTGTTTCTACAGAACAAGCGAAAAGATTAGAGGGCGGAGTTTTGCCTTTGGGAAGCGATCGCAAGTCAGCATTTAAAGCTTTTAAAAGTAACTTGCCTTTAGTCAAGGAAATTGCTAATAAAGTTGAGCTTATTACCCACGAAGACCAAGACAAAGCGAAATTTACTTTACAAAACTATATCAATCACCTCAATCAGATTTTAAAGGGAGGCAAGGTTGATTCCCAGATTCAAGAACAGGTGGAAATGGAAATCCAGGAAATTGAAGCTTACCTGGAAGATTTAGATGTGATTATTTAG
- a CDS encoding nickel/cobalt transporter → MKKLLYRLAWSTAIIAICFFWMLPADAHPLGNFTINHYAGVQVAQDGVGIDYVLDMAEIPAFQEINQLDTNHNRKAEPVETVQYPDQKCHEVNSHLELLINKQPLALSLIKSTVEFPLGVGGLSTLRLSCNFHGTTELVGANQLIFEDQFYPQRLGWREITVAANGVPIQGDFTSSSITNRLRDYPTNLLSSPLDQRRIDFKLNPSLTSSEQAPPPSVKSSSRLDNALTGRSNDVFTSLITQENHNFFTILIALAIAFLWGGLHALSPGHGKTIVGAYLVGSRSNAQHALFLGLIITITHTAGIFALGLVTLGTSQFILTEQLYPWLSVLSGVLVTVIGLNLFISRLQGTQVWSSHDHDLDHQHSHDLHHHHHHHHNHEHSHLPPDGDVSSMKWSSLLALGISGGLLPCPSALVVLLSAIALGRIGFGLALVSAFSLGLAAVLTGIGLMLVYAKERFEHLPFQIPRIKMLPVASALCITLIGLGITSQALLAHPWN, encoded by the coding sequence ATGAAAAAGCTGCTGTATCGCTTGGCTTGGAGTACTGCAATCATCGCAATATGTTTTTTTTGGATGCTCCCGGCAGATGCCCATCCTTTAGGCAATTTCACCATCAATCACTACGCAGGGGTGCAGGTAGCACAAGATGGTGTGGGGATTGATTATGTTTTAGACATGGCAGAAATTCCTGCTTTTCAAGAAATTAATCAGTTAGATACCAATCACAACCGCAAAGCTGAACCTGTAGAGACTGTTCAATACCCTGACCAAAAATGCCACGAAGTCAACTCACATCTGGAACTGTTGATCAATAAACAGCCTCTAGCACTTTCTTTGATCAAATCAACAGTCGAATTTCCTCTAGGTGTAGGAGGATTATCTACATTACGGCTGAGTTGTAATTTTCATGGGACAACGGAGTTAGTAGGCGCGAATCAGTTAATATTTGAAGATCAGTTTTATCCACAGCGGTTAGGTTGGCGTGAAATTACTGTGGCTGCAAATGGCGTTCCTATTCAAGGTGATTTCACATCTTCCAGTATTACCAACCGCTTGAGAGATTACCCCACGAATTTACTAAGCAGTCCTCTCGACCAGCGGCGGATTGACTTTAAACTCAATCCGTCTCTGACATCGAGTGAACAAGCGCCTCCACCATCTGTTAAATCATCCAGCCGCTTAGATAATGCTTTGACAGGAAGAAGCAACGATGTATTTACTAGCCTAATTACCCAGGAAAATCATAACTTCTTTACTATCCTAATAGCTTTAGCGATCGCCTTTTTATGGGGTGGTTTACACGCTCTGTCCCCTGGTCATGGGAAAACGATAGTTGGTGCTTATTTGGTGGGTTCCCGTAGTAATGCCCAACATGCCCTATTCCTGGGGCTGATTATAACGATTACCCATACAGCTGGCATATTTGCTCTGGGGCTAGTCACTCTTGGCACATCTCAGTTTATTCTGACAGAGCAATTGTACCCTTGGTTAAGCGTCCTCTCTGGTGTACTGGTAACTGTAATTGGTCTGAATTTGTTTATCAGTCGATTGCAAGGGACTCAGGTCTGGAGTTCACATGACCATGACTTGGATCATCAACACAGCCATGACTTGCATCATCACCATCACCATCACCACAACCATGAGCATTCGCATCTACCGCCTGATGGTGATGTAAGTTCCATGAAGTGGTCTAGCCTCCTAGCGCTGGGAATATCGGGTGGCTTGTTACCTTGTCCTTCAGCCTTAGTAGTGTTGCTGAGTGCGATCGCGCTGGGGCGAATTGGCTTTGGATTAGCGCTGGTATCTGCCTTTAGCTTAGGTCTAGCAGCAGTATTAACTGGAATCGGGTTAATGCTGGTCTACGCCAAGGAGCGGTTTGAGCATTTACCATTCCAGATACCCAGGATAAAAATGTTACCAGTTGCAAGCGCCTTGTGTATCACCCTAATTGGCTTGGGCATTACTTCACAGGCTTTACTCGCTCATCCCTGGAACTAG